A region of the Bombus pascuorum chromosome 17, iyBomPasc1.1, whole genome shotgun sequence genome:
atgtatatatgtacatgtatactTTGAGCGTATCATTTTCCACATAGGCTGATCAATTGCCAGGTTAATGTTCCTTTCATCCTCCTGAAACTTGGCGAACGGCTTCATTAAATCGGAGTTTATTTAACGAAATGATATTCCTGGTCGGTCGTAGAGCCGTATCTCGCTATTCGGCTTTCGTTTGCCGCCGTCGGTAAATTTCTTGTACAAATATCGCAATTCGGAACAACTTTGACGTTTCGAAAGTTTCATTAATAAGACGTTACGTTTCACTTAGAGGATGAAAAATATGAGGACCGTGCACGATCTCGCCTAAAATACTGATCACGTAAATGCGGGAATAAGAAACTTATTTTATTCACATTTCTCCGCGGTCTCCTAAATTATGATTCTAATATTCATTACATAACACGTAAATCGGTACTTTGTATTACAACAACGAGTCCCAATTTCATTTCGTATTCCCTCGAATTCTCGATGAAGAAGAGATAAGGAATCGAAGAGAAGATAAGAAAAAGTTCTATGATGATTCAAAGATTCGTGTGTCGTGATTCGAGAAATGTAGACGAAGTATCGAACATAATTTCGGAGACTCGTAATACTTGTGGTCTCTTTGTCGAAGCTCAACAGGAGCTGTTAGGCGGAAGAATTCTACGTATATCTAATATGAATTCCAGATGCAGTTCCTATCGTTCGTTCCTTAAACCAGAGACACCATAACACGTTTTCTGGTGGTGGAGTGTAGCATGGCGATGTGCCCGCTTCTTCTCGAAGACTGGGCCGTCAACGACGTCGTTACTGTTGTTCTGGTGCTGCTGTTCGGAGCACCGGTGCCGAAACAATGATGGGGATTCGTCGCACACCATCCAGAAACCCACGAGATCGCCTGTATGTTCCTATGGAACCAGAATCGTCGtgctgtatttatatttggtAAGTTTTTCCATACTTGCTATTATtccgttaaaaaatatctttttcaaagaaattcaatCCGCAAATTTCTAAACGTATGCACGCGTCTTTAAGTTTGTCAAAACGTTTTAAATAAGCAAAGTTTAACAAGGTCTTTATCGAAATTGGCTGCCGCATGAATACTTGTCACGTTCACCGTGGATCGTTTAAGTCTGCAGTCTAAGAACATAATGCGATCTAATACTCCCCCATGACTGGCTTATACCTTAtaggttttacaatttttttataaacgcataaaatccgcagtctagttaTAAATTTTCCCAACTAATAACATGCCCAGGTCgatatagttttatataatcCATGCTTGACGTAGAAGATCTATTTTATATGCCGAGAATAAAAGGAATTATCATTGCAAACAGCagaaaagataaaacataTTGGAATGCtttgtactttttaaatttcgaacaTCGGAACTAATCTTCGATTCTAAGCTCTCTCATGCTAAGTTCTTCTTCTCTGCCGAGGAAACTACTCGGTTTAAATTCCTCGGTCTGTTCAAACATCGAAGTGGTGTACTTTATCTCTACCTCTGATAAGAACATCCGAGGGTTTTTGGCGTTTTAGGAACTCACCGTACGGTTTTACAAAACGACGTGCTGAAGAGACAGTATATAATCGGATTCGCCGCAGAATTCAGAGGTGTTAAACTTTGAATGAAAGTGGCCACGGCGATGTTAGTCTGAGTCTCTGGCACATATCCGTAAACTTGCAGCAGATCGAACACTATGTACGGGCTCCAACAAAGAATGAATactgaaatattgaaaaatctaCATGAATAGAAGTTCGTCTTTGATCGTACATCTGTAGCATTTTTCATAAGAATGTCTATTTTTATCCTTACAATTAGCTTTATAATATCATCTACCTGCGATCTCGTTGAATCGTTCTTTCAAAGCAACAAAGAAACGCATGAACGGGGACTTTTAAGAGACGGAGAACGTATCGCAGAGTAGAAGAGATGACTAGTAAATCAATTTTCCCGTAATCGTGAAACGTCGCGCGAGATCCTTGCTTCTCCCTTCATGGTATGGATATTCGGGCCTGGTAATCGAGCGAAATAAATTGCCGTGAAATGGTATGACCTCtttgttgaaatatgtaatatatagtaatatccTACAACGAGAAATTAtgacgaaagaaaggaaatgtataacgtaatatgtacGTAACTAAGTCTTATCTTAAGCTTTTCGGTGTAAGGCGTTGACGATGAAATACATCGAAAACAGTGGAGGATAATGACGCGATCTCAACATTCAGGACCTTTCATCCACTCGTAGGACTGCCCAACTAAACGTAAGGCTAGGAATGAATCGTCAGAGGACCGAATGTTTCACGAGTCAACTTCTCTTGTCTGTCAGTCGAACAATGGTAGACGATCTCTGTCCTGAAATCTTTTGaacatttctttgttttatcaGATACAGAAGTTCCACCTCTGTTTCTCGCGATTAATCGTCATTTGATATTTTCACGAATGCATAATATTATCTTGAATACGCGTTTGTTAGATTTGCAAGTTTCGATCGgtaaaatgaatgaaataaaacaatatcacTTTTGCGTTGGAACAAAGTGACAAGCGAATCTTGAGACTCAAACATGCTTCTTGAGGATCTCTTGTCTCGGAACGGACCACACAGAGTGCGAGAATAATCAAAATGCGTAAAAGCTTTCCCAGATTTGCATGAAGGAGGGCATTCTACGATGCGCCCTGCTTGTGGTAATGAATGAACGCTTTTATTGTTATATGGAGAGAAACACTGAATGTTTATGAGTTTGTTGAACTCGGTCGCGATGCTTAAGCATCACGTGATCGTGTCACGATCGatagtgaaaaaaaaatcgcgAGAATATCGCGTTaagcatttaaataattttttcaaatacaaaatatcgatCTATATCGGTTGTTTCGTAGGACAGATATGGTAATATACGTGGTGTATCCACTTGAACAGTTTCCTCGGTTTCACAGCAGCGCACCAAAGGGAGTTGCGTGGACAGAAGTCGATCTCATTTGATCGGTTCCGCTGAGAACGATCTTCGTCAgctaaaaaagaagaaattttagcCGAGACATCTTCGAGAAACGAATCTGATTAGACCAGGCAATTCCTGCTACACGTAAACCCGTTCCCccgagaaacgaaggaaagagGTTGGTGCTTTGAGCGAGGCAAGGACTCGGAGCTTCCACAGAGTCTTTGACAAATACAAACCAAGTTGTCATCTTCTCCCTAGGATCTTTAGTTTGGTTGCAGCGAAGATAATTTCGTTTGAACTTTGACACTATCTGTTGCAGTTTTCGAAGTCTTAATTCTCAATCTCACTTTAGTTCCTACCGAAGGAGgattttaaatcttttaagATAATCATTTgattctttcgtattttcctCGAATTTGAGAAACCATAGGAGAACGCGATTCGATCGAATGCGAGAAAAAGACTGCAGCAGTCTCAAAACCATTCGACGTCGCATTTGTCGAATTCATAAGAAATTatactttcattttcatttctttccgtggttaatttagaaaattaccACCGTCAGGAATCGTTATGGTTGGAAGAAAATACTCGAAAAACGAACAGTATTTAATACTTGACAATACGAAACAACACCGGTTAAAatcacgaaagaaaattcaatctAAAGGATTCCCTGCACCGATCTCACGAGACACAACTTTTCTTAGTATGTATCTCTGAGCAGTGATTCGTGAGAGAAGTCGGAGGGAATTGAGACAGAGGTCGAGAACCATTTTCGCTTATCTCTTTAGCCGCGTAGCTTTTTACGCGGTGCAAATATAATCGTACAGAGAAAGGGCGAAGCAGGGATGGAAAGGACGTTACGTTTTATCGTAGCCGATTAAACACAGTTTCAATCGTTGGACAAGTTTGGTCGTTGCAAACTTCGACTACGTAtgttcattaaatttttaatgccGTCGTATCGGACGATTTACGCGGTTAACGAGTTCGATCGTATCAAGaagtttcaattatttatcgttGTACCTCTTACTGTACGGATTTCGTTATTTTACGACGTTAAGAATTCTGACACGTAATTtcatagttttcctttttgcgaACTGTTCAATCATGTTCTAACATACATTTCACGAATTAGACGTCGCGAAGTTTGGCACGACCGAAAGTTTCGCGATTACCCTCTTTTACGCGACATAAATCTGTCGTCTAAATACGCCACACGGATTTGCAGCTTCAAATATACACaggctcgcgaaagtatttgaacacttgtACAcaccttttataaatatattatgtacctTATAcgaagtataaataaacataacgCGTCTCATTATAgagctaatgaaatttttaaatgttttatacgataatatatataacgcaTATAATATGAACATCAAAGACCTCTGTCGTGAGTGTTGAAATACTTTCCTGAGTAACGATACTTCAGTGAGGTAGATAATATTTCGCTTTGGCTTCTGGGATTATAGTTACAAATTCGTAAAACTCGAAACATGATTTGGTTTACTCACCGAACACTATAACGAGAGTCATTTTGACCGTCTTAACTTTAGCCCTGGGAATGAGTCCTCGGGACGATGCTCTCCTGGTGTCTCGAGTAGGTCCCTGACGTAATGCCCCTCCTTGCGACCATATAGTAGCTACGATCACAGCATAACAGCCTCCTATTATCAGAGTAGGGGCTATAAAGAGGGTAAAGCTGACCAGGCTCATGTAGATCCTCCATTGCATAGGAGATCCCAGATCTATCCAGCATTGTGTCTTCCCCTGGTAAACGATCCTGCCGATTATACTCGTAGTACGACCGATTTACCAAAACTAGGCCAACGGTGTTcgtttaaatgtataattcttAACGAAATGCTACGAAAGAAAGTTCTGCTTCGAATTGCACGCTAACGTTCGGTAAAATCGATTCTCTTTTACAGAACATTAAACGAAACCAGGATTAAAGATTTAAATCGCATGAAAACGTTTTCCGTCTCTGCAATGTGTTTCCCGAGTAACATAAATTgcgaaaagagagaagaacgCAGTAATCTGCTTGCATATATGTAATCAGAGAAACATAACGGAAACGAGCATAATTCGAGCATAATTAATCTAATTCCTCAATTATGAATGTTTTATGATGAGTGGCAAATTACTGTATACCTGTATGCGTTTTTCCTCGTACAGGAAAATAATCGGCACGCTAAACAATGCCGACAAGCCCCAAGCAGCTACCACCAGAGCCCTGGCTCTCCACCCTGCGATTAAAGTTGAATTTCCGGTCTTAGGTCGATTTCGCGTGGTTACAGAAGGGTAGGGCGATGCAATTCTAGGGGAGATTCGATGTCATGGCGCATTCGGTGGTACGAGGCATTCGAACAGATGTAAGTTCGCGGATCCGTGACTGTCGCGTATCGCcaagtttcctcgttttcgcGCTCGTGAAACTTCCACAGCTGGCGAGTGACACgggtgaaaaaagaagaaagaagaaaacggaaAGAAAGAACGTAATCGTGGCCGATAGCGCAATAAAGGAACTTCCTCGAGAAGCTTTTCGTCACTCTAATGCAACAATGCACCGTTATTCGTTGCTGCGAACGCTTCGAGGAACTCGCAGTGATAACGAGATCTCGTGAAATATCATCTTGGGTTGATACGGAATTCACGTTGAGACTATTGAAAGTGAGTTCGTTAATGTCACGTCATCGACGACGTTGTGGCTCGTAATTACCGTACCCGTAGTCGTTTTATTTCGCTGTGGGTTTTCACCTTTCGATCCGCAGCCACCACGCTTCTTACGACATCCGATACGTTACAACCCAATGAAATAAAGCAGAAATAAAACCGTTACGCTTGCTAGTGTGCCGCTCAAGAGTGATCTCTTGGCCAGTGGTAAATACGTATGTACCGAGAAACTCCAGATGCTCGTACAAAAATCGTCAACTAGAAAACGGACTTTTCATATTACAAACCCGATCCGCTGTGTCGAATCTCTGAAAAATGCGTCTCGTATGCATGTTTTAAACGAATCGAGAGGAATAACGATGCCGATAGATGTGATGCGATATTCGATTCCCTCcggcaaaatatttatttaagatttagttaaatatttaaatattcggTCGTTATCAGTAAAAAAAAACCACGAAAATAGCGCCATGTTGGGAATTTCTACTCTCACAAGATACAACGATAATATGATTAATATTGATACAAAGTTTGATGAAACGTGAAGAAGttacagtaaaatataatatcctCTTTACGTTCAATTAAAAGtttgagaattataaatagactgcggatttttatgcatttatggagaatctgaaaatgaaacaatgcacagaatgcacataatatgcaaaaacatGTAAAATATCCGGAATATACAATAGTACTCCTTATAAgaattagtaaataaaatattcatagaaatatgaagTAAAAATATCTGCAACCCAgttagaattatattattggaatatattattctaattGTATGATATTAAGATCGAATACGCGTTAAATTTGAGCAAACAGAATCAGTTGCAATACCTACACTTATATACAAACTACTATATACTTACACCTGCCGGTGAAATTCATGGGTCTGGTAATGGCGTCATATCTGTCGATCGACAATGCGACAAGTACGTATGTAGAACTGTACGTAACGACGGCTTGCATGAACCTTATCAATTTGCAGGCAACGTTGCCCGCGTGCCAGGTCACCGTCGTTCTCCAAATTATATCCGTTAGCACGGATATCAGGCCTACCAATAAATCTGTAATGAGATATCTAATGTGGAGAGATGATTCACGGGCAATGCTATTATTAAACAGTATCCACCCGACGTTCACTTAATTTGCGAATGAATGAACGAGCAAACTCAACGGTCGGAGAATGCGATTACGTTCATTAACCACGACGACgcttttaaaacgtttataaAAAATCGTATCATGGCCAACAACGCGTGG
Encoded here:
- the LOC132915484 gene encoding cardioacceleratory peptide receptor isoform X3 — its product is MSEEETAERADRNKTFEIDRPIQGNRTGDLPEFFNVTSLDVNETNEIDSFYFYETEQFTVLWLLFAMIVVGNIAVLIGLQWGKRRKTRMDFFIKQLAFAGWRARALVVAAWGLSALFSVPIIFLYEEKRIQGKTQCWIDLGSPMQWRIYMSLVSFTLFIAPTLIIGGCYAVIVATIWSQGGALRQGPTRDTRRASSRGLIPRAKVKTVKMTLVIVFVFILCWSPYIVFDLLQVYGYVPETQTNIAVATFIQSLTPLNSAANPIIYCLFSTSFCKTVRNIQAISWVSGWCATNPHHCFGTGAPNSSTRTTVTTSLTAQSSRRSGHIAMLHSTTRKRVMVSLV
- the LOC132915484 gene encoding cardioacceleratory peptide receptor isoform X2, coding for MSEEETAERADRNKTFEIDRPIQGNRTGDLPEFFNVTSLDVNETNEIDSFYFYETEQFTVLWLLFAMIVVGNIAVLIGLQWGKRRKTRMDFFIKQLAFAGLISVLTDIIWRTTVTWHAGNVACKLIRFMQAVVTYSSTYVLVALSIDRYDAITRPMNFTGRWWRARALVVAAWGLSALFSVPIIFLYEEKRIQGKTQCWIDLGSPMQWRIYMSLVSFTLFIAPTLIIGGCYAVIVATIWSQGGALRQGPTRDTRRASSRGLIPRAKVKTVKMTLVIVFVFILCWSPYIVFDLLQVYGYVPETQTNIAVATFIQSLTPLNSAANPIIYCLFSTSFCKTVRNIQAISWVSGWCATNPHHCFGTGAPNSSTRTTVTTSLTAQSSRRSGHIAMLHSTTRKRVMVSLV
- the LOC132915484 gene encoding cardioacceleratory peptide receptor isoform X1, whose protein sequence is MSEEETAERADRNKTFEIDRPIQGNRTGDLPEFFNVTSLDVNETNEIDSFYFYETEQFTVLWLLFAMIVVGNIAVLIGLQWGKRRKTRMDFFIKQLAFADLLVGLISVLTDIIWRTTVTWHAGNVACKLIRFMQAVVTYSSTYVLVALSIDRYDAITRPMNFTGRWWRARALVVAAWGLSALFSVPIIFLYEEKRIQGKTQCWIDLGSPMQWRIYMSLVSFTLFIAPTLIIGGCYAVIVATIWSQGGALRQGPTRDTRRASSRGLIPRAKVKTVKMTLVIVFVFILCWSPYIVFDLLQVYGYVPETQTNIAVATFIQSLTPLNSAANPIIYCLFSTSFCKTVRNIQAISWVSGWCATNPHHCFGTGAPNSSTRTTVTTSLTAQSSRRSGHIAMLHSTTRKRVMVSLV